The following are encoded together in the Acidobacteriota bacterium genome:
- a CDS encoding site-specific integrase encodes MSVYKRGGVYYYNFTYRGVRHAGSTGLTTREAAAAVEADRRRTLRLQAAGLLPPDAMSPRFSEWAEVHFRQVTPRLSRPEALEAALAVVLRFWGAAPADPATREPHAPYHDLRLADPIRDPMWIAYFETWMAGRGGAAQTRNHYRSAMRGLYRTALLPQYRAVTGITVNPFRDVPQERVVPRDVTVTVEELRRWVSHASYHVRLAVAIAALAPKLRYASILRLRWDTHVDPRLEWLTVAEHKTAGRTGRPQVVPISDQLREILEDARRRARRSPWVITYRGRPVRSIRDGVRGAAEAAGLTYGRAVGVTFHTLRHSVATWLAELGEPEKARAEALGHADIGTTQRYTHLRPVHQRGTHERLAKIVAIRDLVTQTQIRAVRVKKPGA; translated from the coding sequence GTGAGCGTCTACAAACGGGGCGGCGTCTACTACTACAACTTCACCTACCGCGGGGTGCGTCACGCCGGCTCCACGGGCCTGACGACCCGGGAGGCGGCCGCGGCCGTCGAGGCCGATCGGCGGCGCACCCTGCGCCTCCAGGCGGCCGGCCTCCTCCCGCCGGACGCGATGAGCCCGCGGTTCAGCGAGTGGGCCGAAGTCCACTTCCGGCAGGTGACGCCCCGGCTCAGCCGGCCCGAGGCACTCGAGGCCGCGCTCGCCGTGGTCCTCCGGTTCTGGGGCGCAGCGCCGGCCGATCCGGCGACGCGCGAGCCGCACGCGCCGTACCACGACCTGCGCCTGGCCGACCCGATTCGCGACCCGATGTGGATCGCGTACTTCGAGACGTGGATGGCGGGGCGTGGCGGCGCCGCGCAGACGCGCAACCACTACCGCTCGGCGATGCGCGGGCTCTACCGGACGGCGCTGCTCCCGCAGTACCGGGCCGTCACCGGCATCACCGTCAACCCCTTCCGCGACGTGCCGCAGGAGCGCGTCGTGCCGCGGGACGTCACCGTCACCGTGGAGGAGCTCCGCCGCTGGGTCAGCCACGCCAGCTATCACGTGCGGCTGGCCGTGGCGATCGCGGCGCTCGCCCCGAAGCTGCGGTACGCGAGCATCCTCCGGCTGCGCTGGGACACGCACGTCGACCCGCGGCTCGAGTGGCTGACCGTCGCCGAGCACAAGACCGCCGGCCGCACGGGCCGGCCCCAGGTCGTCCCGATCTCCGATCAGCTCCGCGAGATCCTCGAGGACGCCCGGCGCCGGGCGCGCCGCAGCCCGTGGGTCATCACCTACCGCGGCCGGCCGGTCCGGTCGATCCGGGACGGCGTGCGCGGCGCCGCGGAGGCCGCGGGCCTCACGTACGGCCGGGCGGTCGGCGTCACCTTCCACACCTTGCGGCATTCGGTCGCGACCTGGCTCGCCGAGCTCGGGGAGCCGGAGAAGGCGCGGGCCGAGGCGCTCGGGCATGCCGACATCGGGACGACGCAGCGCTACACGCACCTCCGGCCGGTGCATCAGCGTGGGACGCACGAGCGCCTCGCGAAGATCGTGGCGATCCGCGACCTCGTGACGCAGACCCAGATCCGCGCCGTGCGGGTGAAGAAGCCAGGCGCGTGA